Proteins co-encoded in one Periophthalmus magnuspinnatus isolate fPerMag1 chromosome 20, fPerMag1.2.pri, whole genome shotgun sequence genomic window:
- the ncf2 gene encoding neutrophil cytosol factor 2 codes for MTFLDTLRQWDDAVTCVDKKNLPEALRIFLAIEEPNSKIYFNIGCLHLLNKDFDAAEKAFDGSIRKDEHLAVAFFQRGITFYKKERLEECLGDFTNAYKALRGNQLIDYKALGLRYKLFACEVLHNMALVEAHLGNWKNAQENLQKALDCKTESKLNLIDKAFRSILKQKLFKLVEFPSSELFRPNKHYVAELEKKDYLGKAKVVASVVPQDQFSGFAPLQPQVQDGPTSPEEPGVFKALEGKAHIVLFELFPETSDELAVVPGNIVFVLQKGADNWATVIFNGRKGLVPYNYLQPLDFSPTSKRPEGIDTPPTREPPMRPKRKGDQTSVVESGADQNKKDTDNTCVIKIHFTFTFAISLPLGSSYEVLIDKIGKKLKLEATSLILSLTREETGESVINAKTDMKSVWNRAKDGRLTMWCKVYEPQEPQISFIALHTYESSNPEDLSFQEGDKILLLSRINQDWLEGQCGEKTGIFPASFVEELPVNGQ; via the exons ATGACTTTTCTGGACACTCTGCGACAATGGGACGACGCTGTGACATGTGTGGATAAAAAGAACCTCCCAGAAGCCCTCAGGATTTTCTTGGCCATAGAAGAACCAAACTCCAAAATTTATTTTAACATCGGCTGTCTTCATCTTCTCAATAAAGATTTTGATGCTGCTGAAAAG GCTTTTGATGGCAGCATACGCAAAGATGAACACTTGGCTGTGGCCTTCTTTCAAAGAGGAATTACCTTTTACAAAAAGGAGAG GTTGGAGGAGTGTTTAGGTGACTTCACAAATGCCTATAAAGCACTTCGAGGAAACCAGCTGATCGATTACAAAGCTCTTGGTCTCAGATACAAGCTGTTTGCATGTGAG GTTCTTCACAACATGGCTCTAGTTGAAGCTCATTTGGGAAATTGGAAAAATGCCCAAGAAAACCTGCAGAAGGCACTGGACTGCAAGACTGAAAGCAAACTCAACCTTATCGACAAAGCATTTCGGTCTATTCTG AAACAAAAGCTGTTCAAACTTGTGGAGTTTCCATCCAGTGAGCTTTTCAGGCCAAATAAGCACTATGTGGCAGAGTTAGAGAAGAAGGACTACCTGGGAAAAGCAAAG GTTGTTGCCTCAGTTGTTCCACAAGACCAGTTTTCAGGATTTGCACCATTACAACCACAG GTGCAAGACGGCCCTACGAGTCCAGAGGAGCCTGGAGTCTTCAA AGCTTTAGAAGGAAAAGCTCACATAGTTTTATTCGAGTTATTTCCTGAGACTAGTGACGAGTTGGCAGTAGTGCCTGGAAATATTGTGTTCGTACTTCAGAAGGGAGCTGACAACTGGGCTACTGTtattttcaatgggaga AAGGGGCTTGTTCCTTACAATTATCTGCAGCCACTGGATTTTTCACCCACTTCTAAAAGACCTGAG GGAATAGATACACCTCCAACACGGGAACCACCAATGCGACCTAAAAGAAAAG GCGATCAAACTTCTGTTGTGGAAAGTGGAGCTGATCAAAACAAAAAG GACACAGACAATACCTGTGTTATCAAAATCCACTTCACTTTTACCTTTGCGATCTCACTACCGTTGGGCTCCTCTTATGAAGTACTCATCGACAAAATAGGAAAGAAGCTGAAACTTGAAGCAACATCGTTAATCTTGAG tttaacccgagaggagacaggagagagtgtaatcaatgcaaaaacagacatgaaaagTGTGTGGAACAGAGCCAAAGATGGCCGCCTCACTATGTGGTGTAAAGTCTATGAG CCTCAAGAACCACAGATTTCCTTCATCGCTCTTCACACTTATGAGTCCTCAAATCCAGAAGATCTTAGTTTTCAAGAAGGAGACAAGATCCTTTTACTCTCTAGAA TTAACCAGGATTGGCTCGAGGGTCAGTGTGGTGAAAAGACAGGCATATTTCCAGCTTCTTTTGTTGAGGAGCTACCCGTCAATGGGCAGTGA